From one Humulus lupulus chromosome 8, drHumLupu1.1, whole genome shotgun sequence genomic stretch:
- the LOC133795066 gene encoding uncharacterized protein LOC133795066: protein MDWSNKLDDALWAYQTAFKTPIGTSPYRLVYGKACHLPFELEHRAQWALKKLNFDPVASKALRLAQLNELDELRHDSYENARIYKEKTKKWHDNNIVNRTFQVGDKIQQGDSSPFKVNGQRVKHYYGGEIEKIL from the exons ATGGATTGGTCTAATAAGCTTGATGATGCGTTATGGGCTTATCAGACAGCTTTTAAAACGCCAATTGGTACATCTCCTTACCGTCTTGTATATGGTAAAGCTTGTCACTTGCCATTTGAACTGGAGCATAGGGCGCAATGGGCATTAAAAAAGTTGAATTTCGATCCAGTAGCTTCGAAAGCATTAAGGCTAGCTCAACTGAATGAGCTAGATGAATTGCGTCATGATTCCTATGAGAATGCAAGAATCTACAAAGAGAAGACAAAGAAATGGCATGACAACAATATTGTCAATCGGACTTTTCAGGTGGGCGATAAG ATTCAACAAGGTGATTCTTCGccgtttaaagttaatggacagcgGGTGAAGCATTACTATGGAGGTGAAATTGAGAAGATACTCTAG
- the LOC133794744 gene encoding putative protein FAR1-RELATED SEQUENCE 10, with amino-acid sequence MTSIPSKNIWIRRQQCPCGDWKCYVTYEGDAEETSIASQLVKNDSIPSEAMISPYVGMVFKSDDDAFEYYGNFARKNGFSIRKERSRLSPQLGIYKRDFVCYRSGFAPVKKKPTGEHHRDRKSVRCGCDAKMYLSKEIVDGDSQWFVVQFSNVHNHELLEDDQVRLLPAYRKIHEADQERILLLSKAGFPIHRIVKVLELEKGIQGGQLPFLERDVRNFVQNRKKVVQENDALLTEKRESDTMELLEACKVTKYADENFVYDFTVDENDKVENITWCYSDSVHAYNMFGDVVYFDTSYRSITYGMLFGAWLGIDNNGRTIFFGCVLLQDETSRSFSWALQTFVRFMRGNCPQTILTDLDPGLRDAIRTDLPATKHVISVWNILSKVYSWFFHPLGSRFAEFKSEFDTLCRLETTEEFELQWNQMISMFGLNTDKHIALLYSFRSSWAPSYTRGYLLARMATTVYSKSVDGFLKGIFNAQTCLRTFFEQVGISANFQNQARLEMQYMYTKTCIPIEEHARSILTPFAFNEFQHELALSMQYATSEMANGSYIVRHCKKMDGERLVIWVPEDEQIHCSCKEFESSGLLCRHALRVFIVKNYFQLPEKYYLNRWRRESSLVFYEENGTQPSNDVWFPEFQCLTESLFVESSITRERSDYVRTELTKQVARILNEVRNMPETEGVVLDVTLSPTG; translated from the exons ATGACATCAATACCTTCGAAAAATATATGGATTCGGAGGCAACAATGCCCATGTGGGGATTGGAAGTGTTATGTAACATACGAAGGGGATGCTGAAGAGACATCTATAGCATCCCAATTGGTAAAGAATGATTCCATACCTTCAGAAGCTATGATTTCCCCCTATGTTGGAATGGTTTTTAAGAGTGATGATGATGCTTTCGAGTACTATGGAAATTTTGCAAGAAAAAATGGGTTTTCAATTAGGAAAGAAAGATCAAGACTTAGCCCTCAATTGGGTATTTATAAACGTGATTTTGTTTGTTATCGTTCTGGATTTGCTCCTGTTAAGAAAAAACCTACTGGGGAACATCATAGGGATAGGAAATCAGTGCGGTGTGGATGCGATGCGAAGATGTACTTGTCAAAGGAGATTGTTGATGGGGATTCACAATGGTTTGTTGTACAATTTAGTAATGTTCATAATCATGAACTTCTAGAGGATGACCAAGTTCGCCTTCTTCCAGCTTATCGAAAAATTCATGAGGCAGACCAAGAACGAATACTTTTACTCTCTAAAGCAGGCTTTCCTATACATCGGATTGTGAAGGTGCTGGAGTTGGAAAAGGGAATTCAAGGTGGACAGCTTCCCTTTTTGGAGAGGGATGTTAGAAATTTTGTTCAAAATCGGAAGAAGGTTGTTCAAGAGAATGATGCGTTGCTAACCGAGAAAAGGGAAAGTGATACAATGGAACTCCTTGAAGCATGCAAGGTGACCAAATATGCAGATGaaaattttgtttatgattttacAGTTGATGAAAATGATAAGGTTGAGAACATCACGTGGTGTTATAGTGATTCAGTCCACGCATACAACATGTTTGGTGATGTAGTTTATTTTGACACTTCATATCGATCAATCACATATGGCATGCTTTTTGGAGCGTGGCTTGGCATTGACAATAATGGAAGAACCATCTTCTTTGGTTGTGTTCTACTCCAAGATGAAACATCTCGTTCCTTCTCGTGGGCTTTACAG ACTTTTGTTCGTTTCATGAGAGGAAATTGTCCACAAACAATTCTAACTGATCTTGACCCTGGGCTTAGGGATGCTATACGCACTGACTTGCCAGCAACTAAACATGTCATTTCTGTATGGAATATTCTATCGAAGGTATACAGTTGGTTCTTTCATCCGCTTGGATCTCGCTTTGCAGAATTTAAATCTGAGTTTGACACACTTTGTCGGCTGGAAACTACGGAGGAGTTTGAACTTCAATGGAATCAAATGATTTCTATGTTTGGACTCAATACAGATAAACATATTGCTTTACTCTATTCCTTCCGGTCATCTTGGGCTCCATCCTATACAAGAGGGTACTTGCTTGCTCGAATGGCAACAACAGTATATTCGAAATCTGTGGATGGATTCTTGAAGGGCATTTTCAATGCTCAAACATGTTTGCGCACTTTTTTTGAGCAG GTAGGCATTTCTGCCAATTTTCAGAATCAGGCGCGTCTGGAGATGCAGTACATGTATACCAAGACATGCATACCCATTGAGGAGCATGCCAGGAGTATTCTTACACCTTTTGCTTTCAATGAATTTCAGCATGAATTGGCATTGTCAATGCAATATGCTACTTCTGAGATGGCTAATGGATCCTATATTGTACGCCACTGCAAGAAGATGGACGGGGAGCGTCTTGTTATATGGGTACCAGAAGATGAACAGATTCACTGTTCCTGTAAAGAATTTGAATCTTCAGGATTATTATGCAGACATGCTCTGCGGGTATTTATAGTAAAGAACTACTTTCAGCTTCCTGAAAAGTATTATCTGAATAGGTGGCGAAGAGAAAGCTCTCTAGTCTTTTATGAAGAAAATGGTACTCAACCTAGCAATGATGTTTGGTTTCCAGAATTTCAATGTCTTACTGAAAGTCTATTTGTAGAATCATCTATTACCAGGGAGCGTTCTGATTATGTCCGTACAGAACTGACAAAACAAGTTGCAAGGATTCTGAATGAGGTCAGAAATATGCCAGAGACTGAAGGTGTGGTTTTAGATGTGACACTGTCACCTACTGGATAA